One segment of Alnus glutinosa chromosome 2, dhAlnGlut1.1, whole genome shotgun sequence DNA contains the following:
- the LOC133861149 gene encoding plant UBX domain-containing protein 4: MESEGQEPNPNDDNHHNDDDGREATITAFREITSATREEAIFFLEIHKFDLDAAVSTILDDVVATTTTNNNNNKDNDNNENANDDTDAVVTPSLPLDPESPEYCPTPSRSRSPSPSRAAYELRSRREKKEKKKKRKNDGPSRGRRSTRGNVRTLSDLKRPGRDESDSDESDEPQEYYTGGEKSGMLVQDPTRSNDVDAIFSRAKQVAIEPADYLQPSSSSKSFTGTARLLSGEMVSSAPEPPEVITRTITFWRNGFSVDDGPLRRLDDPENASFLESIKESKCPEELEPTDRRTSVHVDLQKRDENYPEPAKPVKRYIPFEGVGRTVGSSSTTAPAASEPTVAATSLNTAPLPSMGLVVDESSPSTSIQLRLADGTRMVSRFNHHHTIRDIRDFIDASRPGGARTYQLLTMGFPPKQLADLDQTIDQAGIGNSVVIQKF; this comes from the exons ATGGAAAGCGAAGGCCAAGAACCCAATCCCAACGACGACAACCACCACAACGACGATGACGGCAGAGAAGCCACAATCACGGCCTTCCGCGAGATCACCTCCGCCACCAGAGAGGAAGCCATCTTCTTCTTAGAGATCCACAAATTCGACCTCGACGCCGCCGTTTCGACCATCCTAGACGACGTCgtcgccaccaccaccaccaacaacaacaacaacaaggaTAACGATAACAACGAAAATGCTAACGATGATACTGACGCCGTTGTCACGCCCTCGCTGCCGTTGGATCCGGAGTCGCCGGAATACTGCCCCACGCCGTCTAGGTCCCGGTCTCCGTCTCCGTCCCGGGCTGCGTACGAGCTCCGGTCGCGGCgggaaaagaaggagaagaagaagaagaggaagaacgACGGGCCGTCGCGCGGGAGACGTAGTACACGTGGCAACGTCCGTACGCTCTCCGATCTGAAACGGCCGGGTCGGGACGAGTCCGATAGCGACGAGTCCGATGAGCCTCAGGAGTACTACACCGGTGGCGAGAAGAG TGGAATGCTTGTCCAAGATCCTACCAGAAGCAATGATGTGGATGCAATCTTCAGTCGAGCTAAACAGGTGGCTATAGAACCTGCTGATTACCTTCAACCATCTTCAAGCTCTAAAAGTTTTACTGGAACAGCTAGATTACTCTCTGGAGAGATGGTGTCATCTGCACCTGAGCCCCCCGAAGTTATCACTCGCACCATCACTTTCTGGAGAAATGGGTTCTCCGTGGATGATGGTCCTTTGCGAAGGTTAGATGATCCTGAAAATGCATCCTTCTTAGAg AGCATCAAGGAGTCCAAGTGCCCCGAGGAGCTTGAACCCACAGATAGGAGAACTTCTGTACATGTTGATCTCCAGAAGCGGGATGAAAACTATCCT GAGCCAGCGAAGCCAGTGAAGCGCTACATACCTTTTGAGGGAGTGGGAAGAACTGTAGGTAGCAGCAGCACCACTGCCCCTGCTGCCTCTGAACCCACCGTTGCAGCCACTTCCCTCAACACTGCTCCATTGCCATCAATGGGTTTAGTGGTCGATGAGTCATCACCGTCAACTTCTATTCAGTTAAGATTGGCGGATGGTACACGAATGGTTTCTCGCTTCAACCACCACCATACAATCAGAGACATCCGTGATTTTATCGATGCCTCAAGACCAGGTGGTGCTAGAACTTACCAGCTGCTGACAATGGGGTTCCCTCCCAAACAACTCGCTGATCTGGACCAGACTATAGACCAGGCTGGCATAGGCAATTCAGTTGTCATCCAGAAATTCTAG
- the LOC133860704 gene encoding protein NRT1/ PTR FAMILY 6.4 — translation MVLVARHDSKGGANDGTVVDFRGNPVDKKKTGGWLAAGLILGTELSERICVMGISMNLVTYLVGDLHISSAKSATIVTNFMGTLNLLGLLGGFLADAKLGRYSAVGIFGMITAVGVILLTAATSIPSMRPPPCDSYRHQQHQCIEVNGRQLAMLYAALYTIALGGGGIKSNVSGFGSDQFDNSDPKEEKAMIFFFNRFYFAISFGSLFAVTVLVYIQDNVGRGWGYGFSAAAMIIAVAVLLCGTPRYRYRKPQGSPLTVIWRVILLAWKKRGHPHPSHPSLLNEYQSAKAPHTQKFKCLDKAAILDEYAVTTEEKNDPWIVSTVTQVEEVKLVLKLIPIWSTCILFWTVYSQMTTFTIEQATFMNRKIGSFVIPSGSFSVFLIITILLFTSLNEKFFVPLAQKLTHKEQGITSLQRIGIGLVLSSAAMVAAAVIEKQRRATAVQQSSKISAFWLVPQFFLVGAGEAFAYVGQLEFFIREAPERMKSMSTGLFLSTISMGFFVSSLLVSIVDKVTRKRWLRSNLNKGKLDRFYWLLAMLGLLNFLVFLAFAMRHQYKVQQHISTNENGEKELKTFNDGTVDKMEEKTITKAMEGP, via the exons atg GTTTTGGTTGCAAGACATGATAGCAAAGGTGGTGCAAACGATGGGACTGTGGTTGATTTTCGAGGAAACCCTGTGGACAAGAAGAAGACTGGAGGATGGCTTGCTGCAGGGCTTATCTTAG GAACCGAGCTCTCTGAGAGGATATGTGTGATGGGTATATCCATGAATTTGGTGACATATTTGGTTGGAGATTTGCATATTTCATCAGCAAAATCAGCAACCATTGTGACCAACTTCATGGGCACTCTCAATCTTCTTGGCCTCCTTGGTGGTTTCTTAGCAGATGCTAAACTTGGCCGGTACTCTGCTGTTGGAATCTTTGGAATGATAACAGCCGTG GGGGTGATCTTGTTAACAGCGGCCACAAGCATTCCTAGCATGAGGCCCCCACCATGCGACAGCTACAGACATCAACAGCATCAGTGCATCGAGGTCAATGGCCGCCAATTGGCTATGCTCTATGCTGCACTCTACACCATAGCACTGGGCGGTGGAGGAATAAAATCCAACGTCTCTGGCTTCGGATCCGATCAGTTTGACAATAGTGACCCTAAGGAAGAAAAGGCcatgatcttcttcttcaacaggTTCTATTTTGCCATTAGCTTCGGGTCATTGTTCGCCGTGACAGTGCTTGTCTACATACAAGATAATGTGGGAAGAGGGTGGGGTTATGGATTTTCAGCAGCTGCCATGATCATAGCTGTTGCTGTATTACTCTGTGGAACACCACGGTACCGATACAGGAAGCCTCAAGGGAGCCCTTTAACTGTTATATGGAGGGTGATACTTTTGGCATGGAAGAAGAGGGGTCATCCTCATCCTTCTCATCCCAGCCTTTTGAATGAGTACCAAAGTGCCAAGGCTCCACACACTCAGAAGTTCAA ATGCCTTGACAAGGCTGCAATCCTAGATGAATATGCTGTTACCACTGAAGAGAAAAACGACCCCTGGATAGTTTCAACTGTGACCCAAGTTGAAGAGGTGAAATTGGTACTAAAACTCATCCCCATCTGGTCCACATGTATCCTCTTCTGGACAGTATACTCTCAAATGACTACCTTTACCATAGAGCAAGCCACCTTCATGAACAGAAAAATTGGCTCCTTTGTTATTCCTTCGggttctttctctgtttttctcaTCATCACCATTCTCCTCTTTACTTCCTTGAATGAGAAATTCTTTGTCCCTCTTGCTCAAAAACTTACCCACAAAGAACAAGGAATCACAAGCCTTCAGAGGATTGGAATTGGGCTCGTTCTCTCGTCGGCAGCTATGGTGGCTGCTGCGGTTATTGAGAAACAAAGGAGGGCAACTGCAGTTCAACAAAGCAGCAAAATAAGTGCTTTCTGGCTAGTCCCCCAGTTCTTCCTAGTGGGTGCTGGAGAAGCTTTTGCCTATGTTGGACAACTTGAATTTTTCATCAGAGAGGCACCAGAGAGGATGAAATCCATGAGTACAGGGCTTTTTCTAAGCACCATCTCGATGGGATTCTTTGTTAGCAGTTTGTTGGTTTCTATTGTGGATAAAGTGACTAGGAAGAGATGGCTCAGGAGCAATTTGAATAAGGGAAAGTTAGACCGCTTCTACTGGCTGCTTGCAATGCTCGGATTACTGAATTTCTTAGTTTTTCTTGCCTTCGCAATGAGACACCAGTACAAAGTTCAGCAGCATATTAGCACTAATGAGAATGGAGAAAAGGAGCTTAAGACTTTTAATGATGGTACAGTTGATAAAATGGAAGAGAAGACGATTACCAAGGCAATGGAGGGACCTTAG
- the LOC133861639 gene encoding glycine-rich RNA-binding protein 4, mitochondrial-like, which translates to MKNTTVFLARRILTNVNNPASRLRYYCSPPSSSSPPCNNKLFVGGLSWSVDERSLKDAFSSFGEVTEVNILYDKDSGRSRGFGFVNFSKEDDARSAKDAMDGKALLGRPLRISFALEKVRGGPVVVPRLSNIGDVTSRNT; encoded by the exons ATGAAAAACACTACGGTGTTCCTTGCTCGAAGAATACTAACAAATGTCAACAACCCAGCTTCAAGACTGCGATACTACTGCTCGCCACCCTCATCCTCCTCTCCTCCCTGTAACAATAAGCTCTTTGTTGGAG GCTTGTCATGGTCGGTGGACGAGAGGTCTCTGAAAGACGCTTTCTCTTCCTTTGGGGAGGTCACTGAAG TGAATATATTGTACGACAAAGACAGCGGTAGGTCTAGAGGCTTtggatttgttaatttttcaaaagaagATGATGCCAGAAGTGCAAAAGATGCCATGGATGGAAAG GCATTGTTAGGTCGACCACTGAGGATTAGCTTTGCTCTTGAAAAGGTTCGTGGTGGACCTGTGGTAGTCCCTCGCCTTTCAAATATTGGAGATGTCACCAGTCGCAATACTTGA
- the LOC133861380 gene encoding pyrophosphate--fructose 6-phosphate 1-phosphotransferase subunit beta-like encodes MSSTTSDAGKAVPGRLAAVYSKVQTSRVNISLPLPSVLKSSFNIVDGPPSSATGNPDGIAKLFPNLFGQPSVILKAGDSGAGAKDASLKIGVVLSGGQAPGGHNVISGIFDYLQGRTKGSTVYGFRGGPAGIMKGNYVELSTEFIYPYRNQGGFDMICSGRDKIETPEQFKQAEETAKKLDLDGIVVIGGDDSNTNACLLAENFRGKTMKTRVIGCPKTIDGDLKCKEVPTSFGFDTACKIYSEMIGNVMTDARSTGKYYHFVRLMGRAASHITLECALETHPNIAIIGEEVAAKKQTLKSVTDHITDIICKRSKLGYNYGVILIPEGLIDFIPEVQHLISELNEILAHGAVDETGIWKKKLQSQSQALFELFPEAIQEQLLLERDPHGNVQVAKIETEKMLIQMVETELDKRKHEGQYNGQFKGQSHFFGYEGRCGLPTNFDANYCYALGYAAGALLHSGKTGLISSVGNLAAPVEEWTVGGTALTSLMDVERRHGKFKPVIKKAMVELEGSPFKKLASLRDDWALNNRYVNPGPIQFVGPTANTINYTLLLELGAEA; translated from the exons ATGTCGTCCACAACTTCCGACGCTGGCAAGGCCGTGCCGGGCCGTCTGGCCGCGGTTTACAGTAAGGTGCAGACCAGCCGCGTCAACATCTCTCTCCCCCTCCCTTCCGTCCTTAAATCCTCCTTCAACATCGTCGACGGCCCACCAAGCTCCGCCACCGGAAACCCAG ATGGGATTGCAAAGTTGTTTCCGAACCTATTTGGACAGCCTTCAGTTATCCTAAAGGCAGGTGATTCCGGGGCAGGAGCAAAAGATGCAAGCCTGAAGATTGGTGTTGTTCTTTCCGGAGGACAGGCTCCTGGTGGACACAATGTGATTTCTGGAATTTTTG ATTACTTACAGGGGCGGACCAAGGGAAGCACAGTGTATGGATTTAGAGGGGGTCCTGCAGGGATCATGAAGGGCAACTATGTTGAGTTGTCGACAGAGTTTATCTATCCTTACAGAAATCAG GGTGGCTTTGATATGATCTGTAGTGGCAGAGACAAGATTGAAACTCCAGAACAG TTCAAGCAAGCTGAAGAAACAGCCAAAAAGCTTGATTTGGATGGCATTGTAGTCATTGGTGGGGATGATTCAAATACAAATGCTTGTCTCCTTGCTGAAAACTTCAG GGGTAAAACTATGAAGACAAGGGTTATTGGGTGTCCAAAAACCATTGATGGTGACTTGAAATGCAAAGAGGTTCCCACAAGTTTTGGATTTGACACAGCATGCAAG ATATATTCAGAAATGATAGGAAATGTAATGACAGATGCCCGTTCAACTGGAAAATACTACCATT ttGTAAGGCTTATGGGTCGTGCAGCTTCTCATATAACATTGGAATGCGCTTTAGAGACTCACCCAAACATTGCAATTATTGGGGAAGAG GTTGCTGCCAAGAAGCAAACACTCAAGAGTGTTACAGACCATATTACAGATATAATCTGCAAACGTTCTAAACTTGGTTATAATTATGGTGTCATACTTATTCCTGAAGGTCTAATCGATTTCATTCCCGAG GTACAACACCTTATTTCAGAGCTTAATGAAATCTTAGCCCATGGTGCTGTTGATGAAACTGGAATTTGGAAAAAGAAACTCCAAAGCCAATCTCAGGCGCTTTTTGAGCTGTTCCCAGAAGCAATTCAAGAACAACTACTGCTTGAAAGAGATCCACATGGGAATGTGCAG GTTGCCAAGATAGAAACAGAGAAAATGCTCATTCAAATGGTGGAAACTGAATTGGACAAAAGGAAGCATGAGGGTCAATATAATGGGCAGTTCAAAGGACAATCACACTTCTTTGG TTATGAGGGCAGATGTGGTTTGCCTACAAATTTTGATGCAAACTACTGCTATGCTCTGGGTTATGCAGCTGGAGCCCTCCTTCACTCTGGAAAAACTGGATTGATTTCTTCG GTAGGAAATTTGGCTGCCCCAGTTGAGGAATGGACAGTTGGTGGAACAGCATTGACTTCCTTAATGGATGTCGAGCGAAGACATG GGAAGTTCAAGCCTGTGATTAAGAAGGCAATGGTGGAACTTGAAG GTTCACCTTTCAAGAAACTTGCATCCTTGCGGGATGACTGGGCACTCAACAATCGATATGTTAATCCAG GTCCCATTCAATTTGTAGGCCCAACTGCAAATACCATCAATTACACTCTACTGCTGGAGCTTGGAGCGGAAGCTTAG
- the LOC133860705 gene encoding uncharacterized protein LOC133860705, whose translation MNAFNAYKACAPIAWSPNLYITLVRGIPGTRRLHRRTLEALRLRKCNRTVMRWNTPTVRGMVQQVKRLVVVETEEMFKARKQKEANHRALRPPLVINHLPAAASDSS comes from the exons ATGAATGCATTCAACGCTTACAAAGCTTGTGCCCCAATTGCATGGAGCCCCAACCTATACATAACTTTGGTGCGGGGCATTCCAGGGACCAGGAGGCTTCACAGACGCACTTTAGAGGCATTGCGTCTGCGCAAGTGCAACCGAACTGTCATGCGATGGAATACTCCTACAGTGAGGGGAATGGTCCAACAG GTTAAGAGATTAGTTGTAGTGGAGACGGAGGAGATGTTCAAGGCTCGCAAACAAAAGGAGGCAAACCACCGTGCTTTACGGCCCCCATTGGTCATAAATCACCTACCTGCGGCTGCAAGTGATTCTTCTTAA